ATCGCATCGTGCAGGAGGCGCTCACCAATGTGGTCAAGCACGCCGCGCCGACCCGTTGCCGTGTGTCCGCTGTGGTCAAGAGTGAGGAGGTACGGATCGAGGTGGTCGATGAAGGGCCGGGATGGCGAACGTTGCCTGGTGAAGGGGCTGGGCACGGTCTGATAGGCATGCGGGAACGGGTCATGATGTACGGCGGGACGTTCGAGGCCGGCAGCCTGCCTGGGCGAGGGTTTCGGGTGTTCGCGACGTTGCCTTATGAGGAGGTCTCATGATCCGTGTGGTCATCGCCGACGATCAGGCGTTGCTCAGGGGGAGCTTCAAAGTACTGGTCGACTCCGAGCCTGATCTGGAGGTGGTGGGGGAGGCGGCGACCGGGGCCGAGGCTGTCGACGTCGTGCTGGAACGGCGGCCGGACGTCGTGCTCATGGACGTGCGAATGCCGGATATGGATGGAATCGAAGCCACTCGCCGGATCAGGGATGTGGCCCGCGTTCTCGTGGTGACGATGTTCGACCTCGACGCTTATGTTTATGATGCGCTCAGGGCCGGCGCGAGTGGGTTTTTGCTGAAGGATACGCCGCCTGCTGATTTGCTCGCTGCTGTACGGGTGGTCGCGGCAGGAGAGGCGCTGCTGGCGCCTACGGTAACGCGTAGGTTGATCGAGGAGTTCACGCGTACTCCCGTGCTGCCTCAAGTCAAGGGCTTGGAGGGCGTTACGGAGCGGGAGCGGGAAGTGTTGTTGTTAATTGCGCGAGGCATGTCCAATCGGGAGATCGCGGCTCACCTGCAGGTCAGCCTGGCTACGGTGAAGACGCACATCACGCGACTGCTGTCCAAGCTCGAGGCCCGGGATCGCGCTCAGCTGGTGATTGCGGCATACGAGAGCGGACTGGTTTCGGCTGCCGCGTGATGGCGCTCAGATCAATTTGCTGCCGGCTGGCCAGGTGTTAGAGTGTGTATCGAACCTAGAGCGTTTGTGAAAGCCAATCCAAGTGTGCTCCGCCGAACGGTCCTTTTCTCTCGCCTACTGCGTCGAGTAGCCAGTGTGCGGTTTCTTCCGCTTGTGTGACCAAGTCGGGTGGATAACGTAGCAGGATTTGATGTTCTGCGAATTCGTCTACATCGTCTAGGATGAGTCGCCCATCTCTCATGCGAATCACG
The nucleotide sequence above comes from Nonomuraea gerenzanensis. Encoded proteins:
- a CDS encoding response regulator, which encodes MIRVVIADDQALLRGSFKVLVDSEPDLEVVGEAATGAEAVDVVLERRPDVVLMDVRMPDMDGIEATRRIRDVARVLVVTMFDLDAYVYDALRAGASGFLLKDTPPADLLAAVRVVAAGEALLAPTVTRRLIEEFTRTPVLPQVKGLEGVTEREREVLLLIARGMSNREIAAHLQVSLATVKTHITRLLSKLEARDRAQLVIAAYESGLVSAAA